In a single window of the Bombus huntii isolate Logan2020A unplaced genomic scaffold, iyBomHunt1.1 ctg00000061.1, whole genome shotgun sequence genome:
- the LOC126876020 gene encoding glutathione S-transferase-like, whose amino-acid sequence MSDEHTYKLIYFNARGRAEHIRYIFAYTGIEYTDERIPEELWPEYKDSMPYKKLPVLEIDGKPVAQSNAVARYLARKYDLMGKDEWDAMICDELVDTLGDLKQDICYYRMEENPEKKEARKNQLLNETIPFYLTKFDQIIGKNKGYIIPSTTTWADFVFAAALENYEYMFGAPALDKYPALRALKKRIHRIPAISDWLIRRPFTNS is encoded by the exons ATGAGCGACGAACATACCTACAAACTAATCTACTTCAATGCCCGTGGTCGTGCCGAACATATACGGTACATATTTGCATATACTGGCATCGAGTATACCGACGAGAGGATCCCCGAAGAACTCTGGCCTGAATACAAGGATT CAATGCCTTATAAAAAGCTGCCTGTGCTGGAGATAGACGGGAAACCGGTAGCGCAAAGTAACGCTGTGGCGCGATACTTGGCGAGGAAGTACGATCTAATGGGAAAGGACGAATGGGATGCGATGATATGCGACGAGCTCGTCGATACTCTTGGAGATTTGAAGCAAG ATATCTGCTACTATCGCATGGAGGAGAATCCTGAAAAGAAGGAAGCGAGGAAGAATCAACTTTTGAACGAAACAATACCATTTTACTTGACTAAATTCGACCAGATTATTGGCAAAAATAAAGGATATATCATTCCTTCTACC ACGACATGGGCGGACTTCGTATTTGCAGCGGCCCTTGAAAATTACGAGTATATGTTTGGGGCACCAGCTTTGGATAAATATCCAGCTCTTCGAGCATTGAAGAAAAGGATTCATAGAATACCGGCCATTTCTGATTGGCTGATTAGGCGCCCATTCACAAACAGCTGA